The Pirellulimonas nuda genome includes a region encoding these proteins:
- a CDS encoding TolC family protein, with protein MIRIVSLLLLVALAPSLGCTRAHYRRQADNAASLLIAQKAAPVGADPSDLSIAINPASRMYNVYDPDRPPMPPDDPVSHMYLERVDGKRGARSSRLAPRTPFVESPQWRAMVPLDEEGMLVLDSSQAVRVALLHSPEYQSNLEDLYLSALDVSFERFRFDCQFFGGTSTFYTADGRVRSGTGESSSLLNVSPLRPGNRLRAERLTATGGQLVVGMANSLIWQFAGPNDYTSTTLLDFSIIQPLLRFGGRTRVLERLTISERALLANVRTMERYRRGFYLNVLTGRNAGQGPSRRGGFFGGAGLEGFTGVGGGGFGRVGQFGNFGGGGGQGFTGGAGAEAAGGYYGLLQSAQVLRNQLANVEALRESVEQLVATYDAGRIDRFQVDLARQALFNAQSQYLLARANYQSQFDNFKITLGLPPDIRLKLTDPMLEQFELRSAELVELQGEVNQSTVAQTDPPQELPGQGGAPLEAPPADGSAVEPLPLPPGVAEAVPAPVPSGRFEKLAAQAAEQFASVEQDFAKLQEVLPQRQAHLKLLADRPEVVEAGIDPALLSAEGLDRRVEALRADLDATTERFEKLVASASEPAQAGLSASRAERARTRELSGLLLELSLLQARARLDAIDIEPTELTPEQALGIASRNRRDWMNARASLVDAWRLVNFNANDLKSDLSLIFSGDIGNVGDNPFDLRSTNGRLRVGVEFDAPLTRVAERNVYVQALIEYQQARRSYYRYVDGVYQGLRATLRQIRLNEINLELRRAAVLVAIAQVDITQLRLTEPPRPGEDVAFGDTTARDLVNALGDLLNVQNDLLSVWVNNVVQRMSLEFDLGLMQLDQYGIRVPLPGPLASYVGPPCCGPSLEFDGGVIVGVGPECEGVPGGAPVDGEAQRGDEVGDEAPYEGAQELRFPVEAASYQQPVLKSPFRRLPEVVVR; from the coding sequence ATGATCCGTATTGTTTCGCTACTGCTGCTGGTTGCGCTGGCGCCCTCGTTGGGGTGCACGCGGGCGCACTACCGTCGGCAGGCGGACAACGCGGCGAGCCTGCTGATCGCGCAGAAGGCGGCGCCCGTGGGCGCCGACCCCAGCGACCTGTCGATCGCCATCAACCCGGCGTCGCGGATGTACAACGTGTACGACCCCGACCGGCCCCCGATGCCGCCGGACGACCCGGTCAGCCACATGTACCTCGAGCGCGTCGACGGCAAGCGGGGTGCCCGCTCGAGCCGGCTGGCGCCGCGGACGCCGTTCGTCGAGAGCCCGCAGTGGCGGGCGATGGTGCCGCTGGACGAAGAGGGGATGCTGGTGCTCGACTCCAGCCAAGCGGTACGGGTGGCGCTGCTGCACTCGCCCGAGTACCAGTCGAACCTGGAAGACCTGTACCTCTCGGCGCTGGACGTCTCGTTCGAGCGGTTCCGGTTCGATTGCCAGTTCTTCGGCGGGACCAGCACCTTCTACACCGCCGACGGCCGCGTGCGGAGCGGCACGGGCGAATCCTCGAGCCTGCTGAACGTCTCGCCGCTGCGGCCGGGCAACCGGCTGCGGGCGGAGCGGCTCACGGCCACCGGCGGGCAGTTGGTGGTGGGGATGGCCAACTCGCTGATCTGGCAGTTCGCCGGTCCCAACGACTACACCAGCACCACGCTGCTGGACTTCTCGATCATCCAGCCGCTGCTGCGGTTCGGCGGGCGGACCCGCGTGCTGGAGCGGCTGACGATCAGCGAGCGGGCGCTGCTGGCCAACGTGCGGACGATGGAGCGTTACCGCCGGGGCTTCTACCTGAACGTGCTGACGGGGCGCAACGCGGGCCAGGGGCCGTCGCGACGGGGCGGGTTCTTCGGCGGCGCGGGGCTGGAGGGCTTCACCGGCGTCGGCGGCGGAGGCTTCGGCCGGGTGGGGCAGTTCGGCAACTTTGGCGGCGGCGGTGGCCAGGGGTTCACCGGGGGCGCCGGCGCCGAAGCGGCCGGGGGCTACTACGGCCTGCTGCAGTCTGCCCAGGTGCTGCGCAATCAGTTGGCCAACGTCGAGGCGCTGCGGGAGAGCGTGGAGCAGTTGGTGGCTACCTACGACGCGGGGCGGATCGACCGCTTCCAGGTCGACCTGGCGAGGCAGGCGCTATTCAACGCGCAGAGCCAGTACCTGCTGGCGCGGGCCAACTACCAATCGCAGTTCGACAACTTCAAGATCACGCTGGGGCTGCCCCCCGACATCCGTTTGAAGCTGACCGATCCGATGCTGGAGCAGTTCGAGCTGCGGTCTGCCGAGCTGGTGGAGCTGCAAGGCGAGGTGAACCAATCGACCGTGGCCCAGACCGACCCGCCCCAGGAGCTGCCGGGGCAGGGGGGGGCGCCGCTGGAGGCCCCGCCGGCCGACGGCTCGGCTGTCGAGCCGCTTCCGCTGCCCCCAGGGGTCGCCGAGGCGGTGCCGGCCCCCGTGCCGAGCGGCCGGTTCGAGAAGCTGGCCGCGCAGGCGGCCGAGCAGTTCGCCTCGGTCGAGCAGGACTTCGCCAAGCTGCAAGAAGTGCTGCCGCAGCGGCAGGCGCACCTCAAACTGCTGGCGGACCGCCCCGAGGTGGTCGAGGCGGGCATCGATCCCGCGCTGCTGTCGGCCGAGGGGCTCGACCGCCGCGTCGAGGCGCTGCGGGCCGACCTGGACGCCACGACCGAGCGGTTCGAGAAGCTGGTCGCCTCGGCCAGCGAGCCCGCGCAAGCGGGCCTGTCTGCGAGCCGGGCCGAGCGGGCCCGGACGCGCGAGCTCTCTGGGCTGCTGCTGGAGCTGTCGCTGCTGCAGGCGCGGGCGCGGCTCGACGCGATCGACATCGAGCCGACCGAGCTGACGCCAGAACAGGCGTTGGGCATCGCCAGCCGCAACCGCCGCGACTGGATGAACGCCCGCGCCAGCCTGGTAGACGCCTGGCGGCTGGTGAACTTCAACGCCAACGACCTGAAGAGCGACCTGAGCCTGATCTTCAGCGGCGACATCGGCAACGTTGGAGACAACCCGTTCGACCTACGCAGCACCAACGGCCGGTTGCGCGTGGGGGTAGAGTTCGACGCGCCGCTGACCCGCGTGGCCGAACGCAACGTGTACGTGCAGGCGCTCATCGAGTACCAGCAGGCCCGGCGCAGCTACTACCGGTATGTAGACGGCGTCTATCAGGGGCTGCGAGCCACGCTGCGGCAGATCCGCCTGAACGAGATCAACCTGGAGCTGCGCCGCGCTGCGGTGCTGGTGGCGATCGCGCAGGTGGACATCACCCAGCTCCGCCTGACCGAGCCCCCGCGCCCGGGCGAGGACGTGGCGTTCGGCGACACCACCGCTCGCGACTTGGTGAACGCGCTGGGCGACCTGCTGAACGTGCAGAACGACCTGCTGAGCGTGTGGGTGAACAACGTGGTGCAGCGGATGAGCCTGGAGTTCGACCTGGGGCTGATGCAGCTCGACCAGTATGGGATCCGCGTGCCGCTGCCGGGGCCGCTGGCGTCGTACGTGGGGCCCCCGTGCTGCGGTCCGTCGCTGGAGTTCGACGGCGGGGTGATCGTCGGGGTGGGGCCGGAGTGCGAGGGCGTTCCCGGCGGGGCGCCGGTAGACGGAGAAGCCCAGCGGGGCGACGAGGTGGGCGACGAGGCCCCGTACGAGGGGGCCCAGGAGCTGCGCTTCCCGGTGGAAGCGGCCTCGTACCAGCAGCCCGTGCTCAAGTCGCCGTTCAGGCGCCTGCCGGAAGTGGTCGTCCGCTAG
- a CDS encoding polymorphic toxin-type HINT domain-containing protein, with protein sequence MVRTRFVAAVLCVGAASCSFAANSSTTKGSPTDVAASLVGQAIAAGVQGDYASRAQLLAEAVRIAPDYAPARWQSGQVACDGEWVSVADAQRRAAENPLLQERAEAMQQWQESPAAHLQAARWCRDRGLKDEARYHWTMLLQNQPDSREALDALDARWIGGELVLNDEVAQRREAQRERSRAVRETKSRLAGWEARIARDDTPDAQLALDEVRTFDRLEAIPAMEEVSLAPAPARQRDADARRRFSLAFVEALSAHSDQAATESLARHALASPFEEVRNEATWQLAERPWHNFVPMLLDELQPKVELWQNVSVTPGGDVHYQAEIEVAGREADYGLEIRDSVWAHDLEGPLFWTRPKALTAGKVSAEHRLRQALHDLSHDVDRALASFSNRATSLATEVAERNSYRQSRNDALTGVLTGATGHELGDDPQQWWEWWQGLNEFETGFDRPYYHQEDVHSRHNCYRCPKGIVVPSCFTGGTPVWTKTGKQPIESLRPGDFVLSQDVETGELGYQPVLDTTVRRPSPVLRIEVAGEQIEMTLGHPAWVVGQGWRMAKELVVGDRLQHIAGDAEVMESAPVSPAEAYNLVVAETSTYFVGHIGLLVHDNTPRRATTAKSPGWDGR encoded by the coding sequence ATGGTCAGGACCAGGTTCGTGGCGGCGGTGCTTTGCGTTGGCGCCGCTAGTTGCTCGTTCGCCGCTAACAGCAGCACAACAAAGGGCAGCCCGACAGACGTCGCCGCTAGCCTGGTCGGGCAGGCGATCGCGGCCGGCGTCCAGGGCGACTACGCCAGCCGTGCCCAGCTGTTGGCCGAGGCGGTCCGCATCGCCCCAGACTACGCGCCGGCCCGCTGGCAGTCGGGCCAGGTGGCGTGCGACGGCGAGTGGGTCTCGGTCGCCGACGCACAGCGGCGCGCAGCCGAGAACCCCTTGTTGCAAGAACGCGCCGAGGCCATGCAGCAGTGGCAGGAGAGCCCCGCCGCCCACCTGCAGGCCGCCCGCTGGTGCCGCGACCGCGGCCTCAAAGACGAGGCCCGCTACCACTGGACGATGTTGCTTCAGAATCAGCCGGACAGCCGCGAGGCGCTGGACGCGTTGGACGCACGCTGGATCGGCGGCGAGCTGGTTCTCAACGACGAGGTCGCCCAGCGACGCGAGGCTCAGCGCGAACGCAGCCGCGCGGTCCGGGAAACGAAGTCGCGGTTGGCAGGATGGGAGGCGCGGATCGCACGGGACGACACGCCCGACGCGCAGTTGGCGCTCGACGAGGTGCGCACGTTCGATCGTCTTGAAGCGATCCCGGCGATGGAAGAAGTCAGCCTTGCGCCGGCGCCCGCGCGGCAGCGCGACGCCGACGCCCGACGCCGTTTTTCGTTGGCGTTTGTTGAGGCGCTCTCTGCCCATTCGGACCAGGCCGCAACCGAGTCGCTGGCCCGGCATGCGCTCGCTTCTCCTTTCGAGGAGGTGCGGAACGAGGCCACCTGGCAGCTCGCCGAACGCCCCTGGCACAACTTCGTACCGATGCTGCTGGACGAGCTTCAGCCCAAGGTCGAGCTGTGGCAGAACGTGAGCGTTACGCCTGGCGGCGACGTTCACTATCAGGCCGAGATCGAGGTCGCGGGGCGCGAGGCCGATTATGGATTGGAGATTCGTGACTCAGTTTGGGCGCATGATCTAGAGGGACCGCTGTTTTGGACCCGGCCCAAGGCGCTCACAGCGGGGAAGGTTTCTGCCGAACACCGCTTGCGTCAGGCATTACACGACCTGTCTCACGACGTCGATCGAGCGCTTGCCAGCTTCTCTAACCGAGCGACCTCGTTGGCCACGGAGGTCGCTGAGCGGAATTCATACCGTCAGAGTCGCAACGACGCACTGACCGGAGTGCTTACGGGGGCCACAGGCCACGAGCTTGGCGACGATCCACAACAATGGTGGGAGTGGTGGCAGGGGCTTAATGAGTTCGAGACAGGGTTCGATCGCCCCTACTACCATCAAGAGGATGTTCACTCCCGACACAACTGCTACCGATGCCCCAAAGGGATCGTTGTCCCCTCCTGCTTCACCGGCGGCACCCCCGTCTGGACCAAAACCGGTAAGCAGCCGATCGAGTCGCTCCGCCCCGGAGATTTTGTCCTTTCTCAGGATGTAGAAACAGGCGAGCTCGGCTACCAGCCGGTGCTCGACACGACGGTCCGGCGCCCCAGCCCCGTGCTGCGAATCGAGGTGGCGGGTGAGCAGATCGAGATGACGCTCGGCCACCCCGCTTGGGTCGTTGGCCAGGGTTGGCGGATGGCCAAGGAGCTGGTTGTCGGCGACAGGCTGCAGCACATCGCCGGTGACGCCGAAGTGATGGAGTCCGCCCCCGTGTCGCCCGCCGAAGCGTACAACCTGGTCGTCGCCGAAACCTCGACCTACTTCGTCGGCCACATCGGCCTGCTGGTGCACGACAACACCCCCCGCCGGGCGACGACCGCCAAATCGCCCGGCTGGGACGGCCGCTAG
- a CDS encoding glycoside hydrolase family 2 protein, which yields MLLLAAPAGAWQPVEGAMLTRWGREVAPDNAWPQYPRPQMSRPEWTNLNGLWDYAIRGKDAADAPSAWDGQILVPYAVESALSGVGKLLETEQTLWYQRTFDYKPQQGRKLLLNFEAVDYAATVMVNGKQVGRHVGGNLPFSFDITSAVSPGENTLVVRVTDATGGYQLRGKQRLDPKGIWYTRVSGIHQSVWLEPVPDRHIESLKIDTHASKGEIAVTAKTGDDKCRVEVTAMLDGKAVATAVGEGRVILPIPDAKPWSPNSPTLYDLKVKLLDAEGQALDEVSSYAGIRTLGKERDADGNLRFTLNGEPIFHWGPLDQGWWPDGLLTPPSDEATRWEIGWLKKAGFNMIRKHIKVEPRRYYHHCDKLGMLVWQDQVSAMPDPKSPAWTRMAPNPEDADWPAEAHQQYMTELQQMVDTLGNSPAIAVWVPFNEAWGQHNTIEVGEWLSKHDPSRPVNVASGGNFWPVGQVADHHNYPSPDFPLADPRFEDYIKVVGEFGGHGWPVKGHLWKEDSRNWGYGGLPKSLQEYRQRYRKTLGELAELKKKGIAAGVYTQTTDVEGEINGLMTYDREEVKIPAGRLKKIHSVLWE from the coding sequence TTGCTGCTCCTGGCTGCCCCCGCCGGCGCTTGGCAGCCCGTCGAGGGCGCCATGCTCACCCGCTGGGGCCGCGAGGTCGCGCCCGACAACGCTTGGCCCCAGTATCCCCGCCCGCAGATGAGCCGCCCGGAGTGGACCAATCTCAACGGCCTATGGGACTACGCCATCCGGGGCAAGGACGCCGCCGACGCCCCCAGCGCATGGGACGGCCAGATCCTTGTGCCCTACGCGGTAGAGTCGGCCTTGTCGGGCGTCGGCAAGCTGCTCGAAACCGAGCAGACGCTCTGGTACCAACGCACGTTCGACTACAAGCCGCAGCAAGGGCGCAAGCTGCTGCTCAACTTCGAAGCGGTCGACTACGCCGCCACGGTGATGGTGAACGGCAAGCAGGTCGGCCGCCATGTCGGCGGCAACCTCCCCTTCTCGTTCGACATCACCTCGGCAGTTAGTCCGGGCGAGAACACGCTGGTCGTGCGCGTCACGGACGCCACCGGCGGCTACCAACTGCGCGGCAAGCAGCGGCTCGACCCGAAGGGGATCTGGTACACCCGCGTGTCGGGCATCCACCAGAGCGTGTGGTTGGAGCCGGTTCCGGATCGGCACATCGAGAGCTTGAAGATCGACACCCACGCCTCCAAGGGTGAGATCGCCGTCACCGCCAAGACAGGAGACGATAAGTGCCGGGTAGAAGTCACCGCGATGCTAGACGGCAAAGCCGTGGCGACGGCTGTGGGTGAAGGGAGAGTGATTCTGCCGATCCCAGACGCCAAGCCCTGGTCGCCCAACTCGCCGACGCTGTACGACCTGAAGGTCAAGCTCCTCGACGCCGAAGGCCAGGCCCTCGATGAAGTCTCGAGCTACGCCGGCATCCGCACCCTGGGCAAGGAGCGGGACGCCGACGGGAACCTGAGGTTCACGCTCAACGGCGAGCCAATCTTCCATTGGGGGCCCCTCGACCAGGGCTGGTGGCCAGACGGGCTGCTGACGCCCCCGTCGGACGAGGCGACCCGGTGGGAGATCGGGTGGCTCAAGAAAGCCGGCTTCAACATGATCCGCAAGCATATTAAGGTCGAACCCAGACGCTACTACCACCACTGCGACAAGCTGGGCATGCTCGTCTGGCAAGACCAAGTATCCGCGATGCCCGATCCGAAGTCGCCCGCGTGGACCCGGATGGCGCCCAACCCCGAAGACGCCGACTGGCCCGCGGAGGCGCACCAGCAGTACATGACCGAGTTGCAGCAGATGGTCGATACGCTGGGCAACTCGCCGGCGATCGCCGTCTGGGTCCCCTTCAACGAGGCGTGGGGGCAGCACAACACCATCGAGGTGGGCGAGTGGCTCAGCAAGCACGACCCGTCACGTCCGGTGAACGTCGCTTCGGGTGGGAACTTCTGGCCCGTCGGTCAGGTCGCAGACCACCACAACTACCCCAGCCCTGATTTCCCGCTCGCGGACCCCAGGTTCGAGGACTACATCAAAGTCGTCGGCGAGTTCGGCGGTCACGGCTGGCCGGTCAAGGGGCATCTCTGGAAGGAAGACAGCCGCAACTGGGGCTACGGCGGCCTGCCCAAGTCGCTCCAGGAGTACCGCCAGCGCTACCGCAAGACGCTCGGCGAGCTGGCAGAGCTCAAGAAGAAGGGGATCGCCGCGGGCGTCTACACGCAGACCACCGACGTTGAGGGCGAGATCAACGGGCTGATGACCTACGACCGCGAGGAGGTAAAAATCCCCGCGGGCCGGCTCAAAAAGATACACTCGGTGCTGTGGGAATAG
- a CDS encoding sulfatase, translating to MSRNPLAITLLLGCVAATTQAADRPNVLFIAIDDLNHWVGHLGRNRQAKTPNLDRLAASGVTFTSANCAAPACNPSRAALMSGLRPSSTGVYDNGQDWMPVISEEKTLTTQFLTAGYDVYGAGKIYHGSAHRPDEWTEYHKDARDPMKLHPTANGGGVGGIRFAPLANADQEMNDYKVASYAVKQLGAPHDKPFFLAVGLFRPHMPWCVPKKYFDMFPLESVELPPHQQDDLADVPAAGQRMAKPNGDHAAMLKSGRWKEAVQAYLASIAFCDVQVGRVLDALDASPEKDNTIVVLWSDHGWHLGEKEHWRKFSLWQEACRSVYIWRVPGLTHPGGVCRTAVDHMSIYPTLCSLTGIPKPEHVEGLDITPLLKAPDAPWQTPALTTFHKGNHSLQQGQHRYIRYADGGKELYDHSQDPYEWTNLAGDPSQAELIRRFEASVPKSEAEELPRGKDGEGKAPKNQRRKTAAAT from the coding sequence ATGTCGCGCAACCCCCTCGCAATCACCCTACTGCTCGGGTGCGTCGCCGCGACGACCCAGGCAGCCGATCGCCCGAACGTGCTGTTCATCGCGATCGACGACCTCAACCACTGGGTCGGTCACTTGGGCCGCAACCGGCAGGCCAAAACGCCGAACCTGGACCGACTGGCTGCGTCTGGCGTGACCTTCACCTCAGCCAACTGCGCCGCGCCTGCCTGCAACCCGTCGCGGGCGGCGCTCATGTCGGGGTTGCGCCCCAGCAGCACCGGTGTGTACGACAACGGCCAGGACTGGATGCCGGTGATCTCCGAAGAGAAGACGCTCACCACCCAGTTCCTCACGGCCGGCTACGACGTGTACGGCGCCGGCAAGATCTACCACGGCAGCGCCCACCGCCCCGACGAGTGGACCGAGTACCACAAGGACGCGCGGGACCCGATGAAGCTGCACCCAACCGCCAATGGGGGCGGCGTTGGCGGCATCCGTTTCGCCCCGCTCGCCAATGCCGACCAAGAGATGAACGACTACAAGGTCGCCAGCTACGCAGTCAAGCAGCTCGGCGCCCCGCACGATAAGCCGTTCTTCCTGGCGGTGGGCCTCTTCAGGCCCCACATGCCTTGGTGCGTTCCCAAGAAGTACTTCGACATGTTTCCGTTGGAGTCGGTCGAGCTCCCGCCGCACCAGCAGGACGATCTGGCGGACGTTCCGGCCGCCGGCCAGCGGATGGCCAAGCCCAACGGCGACCACGCCGCGATGCTCAAATCGGGCCGCTGGAAAGAAGCGGTGCAGGCCTACCTCGCCAGCATCGCGTTCTGCGACGTGCAGGTCGGGCGTGTTCTCGACGCGCTCGACGCATCGCCCGAGAAGGACAACACCATCGTGGTGCTGTGGAGCGACCACGGCTGGCACCTGGGAGAGAAAGAGCACTGGCGGAAATTTTCTCTTTGGCAAGAGGCCTGCCGCAGCGTGTACATCTGGCGTGTGCCGGGCCTGACCCACCCGGGGGGCGTGTGCCGCACGGCGGTCGACCACATGAGCATCTATCCCACACTCTGCTCGCTCACCGGCATCCCCAAGCCGGAGCACGTCGAGGGACTCGACATCACGCCGCTGCTGAAGGCCCCCGACGCCCCTTGGCAAACGCCGGCGCTCACCACTTTCCACAAGGGCAACCACAGCCTGCAACAGGGGCAGCACCGCTACATCCGCTACGCGGACGGCGGCAAGGAGTTGTACGACCACTCGCAAGACCCGTACGAGTGGACCAACCTCGCGGGCGACCCCTCGCAAGCAGAGCTGATCCGCCGATTCGAAGCGTCCGTGCCCAAATCCGAAGCAGAGGAGCTGCCACGCGGCAAGGACGGTGAGGGCAAGGCGCCGAAGAACCAACGCCGGAAGACCGCGGCTGCAACCTAG
- a CDS encoding ABC transporter permease: MKRLLHTVSLAAKSLLVHPMRSGLTVLGILIGVTSVVWLLAIGEGISQASQEQIAGLGARNIIVRSIKPNTDDFEGGRYGLTRDDYLRLLTIPTLESPGGALPMRVLSQEFRSGTRKQQGRLVGSTPDYAQVVRIDVRKGDGRFLSDADLREERNHCVLAAKVADKLFPGRDPLGKAIMVDEEFYTVVGVAQERMATAGVGGSIAAEDFSADVYIPITTLWRRIGDLLIITKPGTFEQELQEISQITLRVANKDDVIKTADVVREAIAAKHSLPDYTITVPLELLEQARATQLMFIVFLGLIAAISLVVGGIGIMNIMLATVTERTREIGVRRALGAKRRDIVQQFLTESVVLSAVGGLLGVAIGLCGPLMYLGARALLERFAPAQFEAIPELIRNAVPQVVGWSVPVSLVISMLVGVVFGVYPAIRAARLDPIIALRHD; this comes from the coding sequence ATGAAACGCCTGCTGCACACGGTATCGCTCGCGGCCAAGAGCCTGTTGGTCCACCCGATGCGGTCGGGGCTGACGGTGCTCGGCATCTTGATCGGCGTGACCAGCGTCGTGTGGCTGCTGGCGATCGGCGAAGGGATCAGCCAAGCGTCCCAGGAACAAATCGCGGGCCTCGGCGCCCGCAACATCATCGTCCGCTCCATCAAGCCCAACACGGACGACTTCGAAGGGGGCCGCTACGGGCTCACGCGCGACGACTACCTCCGCCTGCTGACGATCCCAACGCTCGAATCGCCCGGGGGCGCGCTGCCGATGCGGGTCCTCTCCCAAGAGTTCCGCTCCGGGACCCGCAAGCAGCAGGGCCGGCTCGTGGGTTCGACTCCCGACTACGCGCAGGTGGTGCGGATCGACGTTCGCAAAGGAGACGGCCGGTTCCTCAGCGACGCCGACCTGCGTGAGGAGCGGAACCACTGCGTCCTGGCGGCGAAGGTGGCCGACAAGCTGTTCCCCGGTCGGGACCCGCTCGGCAAAGCGATCATGGTGGACGAAGAGTTCTACACCGTCGTCGGCGTCGCGCAGGAACGCATGGCGACCGCCGGCGTCGGCGGGTCGATCGCGGCCGAGGACTTCTCTGCCGACGTCTACATCCCGATCACGACGCTCTGGCGGCGGATCGGCGACCTGTTGATCATCACCAAACCGGGCACGTTCGAGCAGGAACTGCAAGAGATCTCACAGATCACCCTCCGGGTGGCGAACAAGGACGACGTGATCAAGACCGCCGACGTGGTGCGCGAGGCGATCGCCGCCAAACATTCCCTGCCCGACTACACAATCACCGTCCCGCTAGAACTGCTCGAGCAAGCACGGGCCACGCAGCTCATGTTCATCGTGTTCTTGGGGCTCATCGCGGCGATTTCGTTGGTCGTCGGCGGCATCGGCATCATGAACATCATGCTCGCCACGGTCACCGAGCGCACCCGCGAGATCGGCGTCCGTCGCGCCCTGGGCGCCAAACGCCGCGACATCGTCCAGCAGTTCCTCACCGAGAGCGTGGTGCTGTCCGCCGTGGGGGGGCTGCTTGGGGTGGCGATCGGGCTGTGCGGGCCGCTGATGTACCTCGGCGCTCGCGCCCTCCTGGAACGCTTCGCGCCGGCGCAGTTCGAGGCGATCCCAGAACTCATCCGCAACGCCGTGCCGCAGGTCGTCGGGTGGTCCGTTCCGGTGTCGCTGGTGATCTCGATGCTGGTCGGGGTCGTTTTCGGCGTCTACCCGGCCATCCGGGCGGCCCGCCTCGACCCGATTATCGCCCTGCGCCACGATTGA
- a CDS encoding ABC transporter ATP-binding protein — MLAADIRHLQKHYQVGGGVVRALRGVSFQAPEGEYLSIMGPSGSGKSTLLNLLGCLDRPTSGSFILGGDDVAHMSDDRLAETRATRIGMVFQSFNLLPALTVLENIELPLYYSNRLGKDSAALCRKLADRVGLSGRLGHRPMELSGGQQQRVAIARSLVNDPRFILADEPTGNLDSQTTGEILDLLDELNAEGRTIILVTHEDEVAERTRRTIMLRDGEIVSDVERSA; from the coding sequence ATGCTTGCCGCCGATATCCGCCACCTCCAGAAGCACTACCAGGTAGGGGGCGGCGTGGTCCGCGCGCTGCGTGGCGTGAGCTTCCAGGCGCCCGAAGGGGAGTACCTCTCGATCATGGGCCCTTCGGGCTCTGGCAAGAGCACGCTGCTCAACCTGCTGGGCTGCCTCGATCGGCCGACTTCCGGGTCGTTCATCCTGGGCGGCGACGACGTCGCCCACATGAGCGACGACCGCCTCGCCGAGACGCGGGCGACGCGGATCGGCATGGTGTTCCAGTCGTTCAACCTGCTCCCCGCGCTGACGGTTCTTGAGAACATCGAGCTGCCTCTCTACTACAGCAACCGATTGGGCAAAGACTCAGCAGCGCTCTGCCGAAAGCTGGCCGACCGCGTCGGGCTCAGCGGACGACTCGGGCACAGGCCGATGGAGCTCTCCGGCGGCCAGCAGCAGCGGGTCGCCATCGCCCGCAGCCTGGTGAACGACCCAAGATTCATCCTGGCGGACGAGCCTACCGGCAACCTCGACAGCCAAACCACCGGCGAGATCCTCGACCTGCTAGACGAACTCAACGCCGAAGGCCGGACGATCATCCTGGTGACCCACGAAGACGAGGTCGCCGAACGCACCCGGCGGACCATCATGCTCCGCGACGGTGAGATTGTGTCGGACGTGGAGCGCTCCGCATGA